Proteins encoded in a region of the Trichomycterus rosablanca isolate fTriRos1 chromosome 26, fTriRos1.hap1, whole genome shotgun sequence genome:
- the smyd1a gene encoding histone-lysine N-methyltransferase SMYD1a produces the protein MTLQKMEAVEVFAAGEKGRGLRTTKVMKTGEVVFAEASFAAVVFDSLTMQVCHSCFRRQVNPHRCAQCKFAHYCDRTCQRAAWEEHKHECAAIRQQGKAPNENVRLAARALWRVQKHKGKVCDTQLTTLDLLEDHITHMTPEDLKKLKVDVDNFQVYWPRNSKQYGADYISHIFGLINCNALTMSDQRGLQAVGVGIFPNLCLVNHDCYPNCTVILNHGNQTALDTALHSQRRIELRALENIPEGTELTVSYVDFLSLSKDRQQQLKKQYYFDCKCEHCTKGIKDDLMIAVKETDGKKPSAELVKEVTDFSVKALAKIEEGRTEGNFTKVVKICRECLEKQEPVLADTHLYLLNVLRIASEVLSYLQFFKEAADYARRMVEGYAKLYHPNNAQLGMATMRAGVTHWHAGLIEVGHGLICKAYAILLITHGPHHPITKDLEAMRTQTESELRLFKENEYAYHSMREAALSKKPWPVRGK, from the exons ATGACCCTTCAGAAAATGGAAGCCGTGGAGGTGTTCGCGGCTGGCGAGAAAGGCCGCGGCCTCCGAACCACCAAGGTTATGAAGACCGGTGAGGTGGTGTTCGCGGAGGCCAGCTTTGCTGCTGTGGTCTTTGACAG TCTGACCATGCAGGTATGTCACAGCTGCTTCCGCAGACAAGTCAACCCACACCGCTGTGCCCAGTGCAAATTTGCCCACTACTGTGATCGTACGTGCCAGCGTGCAGCCTGGGAGGAGCACAAGCACGAGTGTGCCGCCATCAGGCAGCAGGGCAAGGCTCCCAATGAGAATGTGCG TCTTGCAGCACGGGCTTTATGGCGCGTGCAGAAGCACAAAGGAAAGGTCTGTGACACACAGCTGACTACCCTAGACCTCCTAGAGGACCACATCACTCACATGACCCCAGaagaccttaaaaagctcaaGGTGGACGTTGACAACTTTCAGGTTTACTGGCCACGCAACAGCAAGCAGTATGGAGCTGACTACATCTCTCATATCTTTGGTTTG ATCAACTGCAACGCCTTGACTATGAGTGACCAACGTGGGCTCCAGGCAGTCGGAGTTGGCATCTTTCCCAACCTCTGTCTGGTCAATCATGACTGCTATCCAAACTGTACAGTCATCCTAAACCACGGCAA TCAGACAGCTCTGGATACAGCTTTACACTCTCAGAGGAG GATTGAGCTACGTGCCCTGGAAAACATCCCAGAAGGTACCGAGCTGACCGTTAGCTACGTGGACTTTTTAAGCCTGTCCAAGGACCGTCAACAGCAGCTCAAGAAACAGTATTACTTCGACTGCAAGTGTGAGCACTGTACCAAAGGCATCAAGGATGACCTCATGATAGCAGTCAAAGAGACTGATGGCAAAAAG CCCTCAGCTGAGCTGGTAAAAGAGGTCACTGACTTTAGTGTGAAAGCCCTGGCTAAGATAGAGGAAGGCCGCACTGAAGGAAACTTCACCAAG GTGGTTAAAATCTGCCGTGAGTGTTTGGAGAAGCAGGAGCCGGTGCTGGCTGATACTCACCTGTATCTGCTGAACGTGCTCAGGATTGCAAGTGAGGTGCTTTCATACCTGCAGTTTTTCAAGGAGGCTGCCGATTATGCACGCAGAATGGTGGAAGGCTATGC CAAACTCTATCATCCAAACAATGCTCAGCTAGGTATGGCTACTATGAGGGCAGGCGTAACCCACTGGCATGCGGGGCTGATTGAAGTGGGTCATGGGCTGATCTGTAAAGCGTATGCAATCCTCCTGATTACACATGGACCCCACCATCCAATCACTAAAGACCTGGAG GCTATGCGCACACAGACCGAGTCCGAGCTGCGCCTGTTCAAGGAGAACGAGTACGCCTACCACAGCATGCGCGAGGCAGCTCTCAGCAAAAAGCCCTGGCCCGTGAGAGGAAAATAA
- the exosc2 gene encoding exosome complex component RRP4 isoform X1, with amino-acid sequence MAVDMRLPSYRKQIPLSAHSKADKHLVVPGDVITSDTGFMRGHGTYMDDEKLTASVAGEVERVNKLICVRPLKTRFNGEVGDVVVGRITEVQQKRWKVETNSRLDSVLLLSSVNLPGGELRRRSAEDELAMRDYLQEGDLISAEVQSVFSDGALSLHTRSLKYGKLGQGVLVQVSPSLVKRQKSHFHNLPCGASVILGNNGFIWLHATPGHQDEEAGGYYTSMEPVSLSDREVISRLRNCLLALAAHKVLLYDTSVLYCYESSLPHQIKDILKPEIMDDIVMETRQRLLEQEG; translated from the exons atggcggtggatATGAGATTACCCTCATACAGAAAACAAATACCACTTTCTGCTCATTCCAAGGCAGATAAACACCTGGTTGTTCCGGGGGATGTGATCACATCTGATACTGGTTTTATGag AGGCCATGGCACGTATATGGATGATGAAAAGCTCACCGCTTCAGTGGCTGGTGAAGTGGAACGAGTAAATAAACTGATCTGTGTGCGGCCACTCAAGACGAG ATTTAatggtgaagttggggatgtgGTAGTTGGTCGCATCACTGAG GTTCAGCAGAAACGGTGGAAAGTGGAAACGAACTCTCGGCTGGACTCTGTATTGCTTCTATCATCGGTTAACCTTCCTGGAGGAGAGTTG AGGAGGCGATCAGCAGAGGATGAGCTTGCCATGAGAGACTATCTTCAAGAAGGAGACCTCATTAGT GCAGAGGTCCAGTCTGTGTTTTCAGACGGAGCCCTTTCACTCCATACACGCAGCTTAAAATATGGCAAG ctCGGACAGGGTGTGTTGGTGCAAGTATCACCATCACTTGTGAAGAGACAGAAGTCCCATTTTCACAATTTGCCATGCGGAGCTTCCGTAATATTGGGGAACAATGGCTTCATTTGGCTACATGCCACACCGGGACATCAAGATGAAGAGGCGGGAGGGTACTATACCAGCATGGAG CCGGTTTCGCTCTCGGATCGGGAGGTCATTTCAAGACTGAGGAACTGTTTACTGGCCCTGGCAGCTCACAAAGTGTTACTCTATGACACCAGTGTACTCTACTGTTATGAATCCTCGCTGCCTCACCAG ATCAAAGACATCTTAAAACCAGAAATCATGGATGACATTGTGATGGAGACGCGGCAGCGGCTTCTTGAGCAAGAGGGCTAA
- the exosc2 gene encoding exosome complex component RRP4 isoform X2: protein MDDEKLTASVAGEVERVNKLICVRPLKTRFNGEVGDVVVGRITEVQQKRWKVETNSRLDSVLLLSSVNLPGGELRRRSAEDELAMRDYLQEGDLISAEVQSVFSDGALSLHTRSLKYGKLGQGVLVQVSPSLVKRQKSHFHNLPCGASVILGNNGFIWLHATPGHQDEEAGGYYTSMEPVSLSDREVISRLRNCLLALAAHKVLLYDTSVLYCYESSLPHQIKDILKPEIMDDIVMETRQRLLEQEG from the exons ATGGATGATGAAAAGCTCACCGCTTCAGTGGCTGGTGAAGTGGAACGAGTAAATAAACTGATCTGTGTGCGGCCACTCAAGACGAG ATTTAatggtgaagttggggatgtgGTAGTTGGTCGCATCACTGAG GTTCAGCAGAAACGGTGGAAAGTGGAAACGAACTCTCGGCTGGACTCTGTATTGCTTCTATCATCGGTTAACCTTCCTGGAGGAGAGTTG AGGAGGCGATCAGCAGAGGATGAGCTTGCCATGAGAGACTATCTTCAAGAAGGAGACCTCATTAGT GCAGAGGTCCAGTCTGTGTTTTCAGACGGAGCCCTTTCACTCCATACACGCAGCTTAAAATATGGCAAG ctCGGACAGGGTGTGTTGGTGCAAGTATCACCATCACTTGTGAAGAGACAGAAGTCCCATTTTCACAATTTGCCATGCGGAGCTTCCGTAATATTGGGGAACAATGGCTTCATTTGGCTACATGCCACACCGGGACATCAAGATGAAGAGGCGGGAGGGTACTATACCAGCATGGAG CCGGTTTCGCTCTCGGATCGGGAGGTCATTTCAAGACTGAGGAACTGTTTACTGGCCCTGGCAGCTCACAAAGTGTTACTCTATGACACCAGTGTACTCTACTGTTATGAATCCTCGCTGCCTCACCAG ATCAAAGACATCTTAAAACCAGAAATCATGGATGACATTGTGATGGAGACGCGGCAGCGGCTTCTTGAGCAAGAGGGCTAA